The DNA region tgggccacaagaccatcagcaagaagcttggtgagaaagagatcactgttggtgcgatcattcgaaaatggaagaaatacaagatcacagtcaatcaccctcactctggagctccatgcaagatctcacctggtggggtaagaatgattctgagaaaggtgaggtcagtccagaattacacgggaggagcttgtcaatgatctcaagggagctgggagcacagtcaccaagaaaaccattagtaacacacttcaccgtaatggattgagatcctgcagtgcccgcaaagtccctctgctcaagaaggctcatgtacaggcccgtctgaaatttgccaatgaacacctgaatgattcagagaaagcttgggagaatgtgatatggtcagatgagaccaaaattgagctctttggcatcaactccactcgccgtgtttggaggcagagaaatgcccggtggggacggtgttcttggggtcatatccagcatttctctgctcccagctcccttgagatcattgacaagctcctcccgtgtaattctggactgacctcacctttctcagaatcattcttaccccaccaggtgagatcttgcacggagctccagagtgagggtgattgactgtatttcttccattttcgaatgatcgcaccaacagtggtctctttctcaccaagcttcttgctgatggtcttgtagcccattccagccttgtgcaggtctacaatcttgtccctgacgtcctttgatagctctttggtcttgcccatggtggtggagagatttgaatggaagaaactgattctgtgacaggagtcttttatacagggacaggactaatttgtgttcctcatgggcacataaccggtctgtgggcgtcagaattcttgctggttggtaggggatcaaatacttatttcccccactgtatatacagtatatagattaaggtttaatattttgtttgtgGTTTGTTAATGTTTTCATTTAACAAACTGAGGTGATTCAGCTAAAAGATTCTGATAAACTGACAAAATCTGATGCACtaatccgtgtgtgtgtgtgtgtgtgtgtgtgtgtgtgtgtgtgtgtgtgtgtgttgtagctgggatcagtgtacagtgtgtacggGGGATGCGGTGTAACCCTCTCACCGGCGGTTGGAGTTGGCAGCGGAGTACAGATGTGAATTACGCTCTTCATGCCATCAAACAGAGTGAAGATTCATCCAACCGCTCAAAATAAAGGCGCCCTGATCATCAGATTATTAGATTATCAGATAATCATTTCAGATTAGAATAAATATTCAGTAAAATCTTTcatgtttataataaattagatgaataaaatgaaactcagaAGTTTGTGTTTAGTTTCCTGTGGAGCATTTAAACGTATTAAGATCATTTTTTGGCTCTTTTGTGGTCACACGCTGATGTTCCTCTAATAAAAGTTTCTTCTTTaatctttctgtatttttattcacttttatCAGTAACATTAAAGGCCCgaattataaaaatgtaaataaaagataTTATAGATTGTAAATTACATCCTGATTGTAACCTGTTATATGTGCTACATGGAGTGTACTGTATAAGGAGTAGGGATGagagtgatttgggacacagcccaatagatagatggatagtcGCTTTATTCATACTTCAGGAAGTGGGTAGTGAGGGGAAGTGGTTTGGGACACCGGGGTAGGGAGGTGCGAGTGATTTGAGACGGTTAGGACGGTGAAGCTTTTTTGgaaacataacacacacacacacacacttacattaaacagagaggtgtgtgtgtgagagagagagagaacctgGAGTGATGGTGCCGCTCTGCTTCTCTCCCCGGATGACAGCGGGACTCTGGACTCGGCTCTGCGGGCTGCTGGTGCTCTGATCCCCGGGCTGTGTGAGTGAGTTTGGGGCGGGCTGGGTGGATGTGTGAGTCCTGGTGGAGAAGatccgtgtgtgtgagtgctggAGCTCTGCTGGCTGCTGCTGTTTACATCCTGTACGAGCTTCTGTCCATCAGGTTCTCCTCATTTTATTCatcattaatacatttacattcctGCAGcttacataaatatagattataAACATAAATCAATCAAATCAGCACAACAGCCACATTTACAGCTCtgattataaaatacatttcatttacataagtattgtttttatgtgtttatttcacTGTACATTTGTTATGCAGtaaacagaatgaaattattacAGATCATATAAATACTGTTTTATATAGAATATAAGAGCCAGGGTCTCCATCCTGCTGAACACaggaacataataataatagtaataatgataataaataataataattacccaAACTATCAGCAGATAGATAGTTTAGTTTTGATTAGTGTGTTTATGCCCAATCACTCACTGGCTGTTATAAGAACAATATAAAAgaacaattttattttgttttaggaAAGAACAGGAACTCGACTCGACAGACGCCATCATCCTCCATCAGTTCTCTCGACCCAGAACCGGCGCTCCCAGTCTCCATCCCCTCTGTCTGAAGATAGAAACTTACCTGAGAATGGTGGATCTACCGTATCAGGTACACACGCCCCTCACACCGTCAGCTTCATCTTTCCCTTAGTAACAGcaagtggtccaggtcctgatgcagcaaagcacctccacaccatcacactaccaccaccacgtttcactGGTGCTGTAATGTTTGATTTTCAGCTGTTATAATCAGATCCTTGTTTTTTTCTCCCATTAGTCCCATttctgcagtttttttttacattgtgaaATCAGGAACACTGAGCTCAGCTAAAACTGGTGAATTTTGCACTTTTACTGGAGTTCTCTGTGGGTGTAAAACTGTGTGTGAACTTTACCACAGACGAGCGTTTACAGCATTAGATTGAGAAACAGAAACAGTTAGTGAGGTGCTGAACATTTACAacacatttataaatgttttatttagatcTGCTAACCATCAAAAGAACCTTGAGGAACCCTTCATCATCAACATTGAGCTGTTTGTGCTGTAGTTTATTGAgatgattaaactttctttctCCATGTGCAGAATTATTTTGATGGCGGTCTCTCAGCACAGGCTTCCATGCCGTGGATGGAGTACAATCACCAGCGAGTATCAGGAACAGAGTTTATGATTGAGTTTCTGGAGGAGAAGCTGGGAGTGAGTCTCGATAAGAGTCTGAGTTTGGAAGACATAGCTGTCGCCCGTACCATCACCAAACTGGTAGAGGAACATCTACACTGGTGAGTGGAACCAGGACTGGGTATCATCATCACTGAGGCCTGAACTATAAAGTTCATGTCTGGTTCTGGTGGAGCTTCAGGGTGGTGCTCATACTCACCACGACATTCACATTACCCAAATCAAACTACACATCATAGGggcaaaagaatgtggacaccccttctaatgattgagttcaggtgttttagccatgcCCCAAAAACTTTCAATGTCATGGCAACAgattggggaaggtcctttcctattCCAGCGTGACTCTGCCCCTGTGGTTAAGGCCGaggttttttcttttattatctttcttccactgatcctccactCGCCCTGATATTGATCCACTGGTTTCCAGTtctgtcgtgtgtgtgtgtgtggtgagagtAGCTATAAATAATCCATGATGGAAGGAAACCTGGACCGTCTTACTGATGTGAGTCAGACAGGAAGTTCACATCTTCATCCATTTAGGATTGAACCCATAAAGACTCTCATCCCTCCCAATAACTGCAGTGCTGGTGGAGCACACAGATCTTCTGttcttaatgtgtgtgtgtgtgtgtgtgtgtgtgcgtgtgcgtgtgtgtgcatgtgtgtttgcagGACCCTGCTGTACTGTCAGTGGGTGGAGCGGAGGGATCAGACTGAGCAGATGATGGATAAGTGTGAGTGGATGAGATGGACTGTGTGTGAGCTGAATGGAGGTTTGTTGAAGAACGTGATGTTTCTCCAGGGCATCGGACGCTTCAgcacacacctcatacacaacCTGCTCGAGAAAGACCTGCGTACCCTCTCCACCCTGCTCggtgagatacacacacactcacacacacacacacacacacacacacacacacacacacacatacacacacacataaacacacacacacacacacacagtacagttCTTCTGTGTGTAGACTGTAGGTTTGTGTTCTTAAAAGCAGAAAGACTTTCTTCTGAATACTTTCTTATAACCACAAAACctcactgcagtgtgtgtgctgCTAAataaagttgtgtgtgtgtgtgtgtcaggtgatAAGAAGTACATTATGGGATTAAAGATCTCCAGTGTAGATGCTGCAGTGTTTGGACACGTCGCTCAGGCCATGTGGACACTACCAGGATCCAAACCGGAACAACTCAttaaaggtacacacacacacacacatgcacacacgcacacatacagtgtatcacaaaagtgagtacacccctcacatttctgcaaatattttattatatcttttcatgggacaacactatagaaataaaacttgaatataacttagagtagtcagtgtacagcttgtatagcagtgtagatttactgtcttctgaaaataactcaacacacagccattaatgtctaaatagctggcaacataagtgagtacaccccacagtgaacatgtccagattgtgcccaaatgtgtcgttgtccctccctggtgtcatgtgtcaaggtccaaggtgtaaatggggagcagggctgttaaatttggtgttttgggtacaattctctcatactggccactggatattcaacatggcacctcatggcaaagaactctctgaggatgtgagaaatagaattgttgctctccacaaagatggcctgggctataagaagattgctaacaccctgaaactgagctacagcatggtggccaaggtcatacagcggttttccaggacaggttccactcggaacaggcttcgccagggtcgaccaaagaagttgagtccacgtgttcggcatcatatccagaggttggctttaaaaaatagacacatgagtgctgccagcattgctgcagaggttgaagacgtgggaggtcagcctgtcagtgctcagaccatacgccgcacactgcatcaactcggtctgcatggtcgtcatcccagaaggaagctgacgcacaagaaagcccgcaaacagtttgctgaagacaagcagtccaagaacatgggttactggaatgccctgtggtctgacgagaccaagataaacttgtttggctcagatggtttccagcatgtgtggcggcgccctggtgagaagtaccaagacaactgtatcttgcctacagtcaagcatggtggtggtagcatcatggtcttgggctgcatgagtgttgctggcactggggagctgcagttcattaagggaaacatgaattccaacatgtactgtgacattctgaaacagagcatgatcccctcccttcgaaaactggacctcatggcagttttccaacaggataacgaccccaaacacaacctccaagatgacaactgccttgctgaggaagctgaaggtaaaggtgatggactaaacccaattgagcacctgtggcgcatcctcaagtggaaggtggaggagttcaaggtgtctaacatccaccagctccgtgatgtcatcatggaggagtggaagaggattccagtagcaacctgtgcagctctggtgaattccatgcccaggagggttaaggcagtgctggataataatggtggtcacacaaaatattgacactttgggcacaatttggacatgttcactgtggggtgtactcacttatgttgccagctatttagacattaatggctgtgtgttgagttattttcagaagacagtaaatctacactgctatacaggctgtacactgactactctaagttatatccaagttttatttctatagtgttgtcccatgaaaagatataatgaaatatttgcagaaatgtgaggggtgtactcacttttgtgatacactgtatgtgtgtcatGAAGGGTGTGTTTACTGTTTGACGGTGCTGCTGTTGTTACCTGTGTGCAGGTGAGCTGAAGAACCTGGCCAGGTACTGTGAGAGGATCAGGACTGAGTTCTGGCCCGAGTGGAGGGTTGAGTCTGAACACTGGTGTTTGGAAACACTGGACCAGAGTGAAACCGACTCTCCAACAAACTTATACTCGCCTGACACGGACCGCTCAGGACACTCGCTATCCGACTCAGACATGGAGATCAACCAATCAGATACTGAGAATCTGCTGGAATCAGAAGACTTTTGACCCCTGAGAGAAGAACGTTAGTTTTAGAGGAGCAGCGTTTGGACTGTGTGATGGAGATGAATTCTGATCCACATTCTACACAGAGGAGGAACGCAGCAGTCAGCCGTCAGTCAAACCGACTAGACGGGACTTTACTGAGTCAGACTGTTTCTGCCctcatttatttaagtttatgaGTCTGATGAAGCTTCTGTTCCATCTTCATGTCTGATTAATGCTGAGATGGTTTTGGTCTCACAGCAGGTGGAAATACTGAGCTTTGTTCGTGTTGCAGTTTTTTTATCACCACACGGTGGCGCCACATACAGTCAACACAGTCAAGTGATGAAGctaaaactgtttttatttttctcctttAATTCACATTTAATCTGATCTGCTCTCTCACAATCAACCAAACTAAAAATAAACTGTGTGATTATCATTTGTCTGCATTGTGAGTTTTATTTTCTCAGTTTACcagataatattattaatattaatcattcatttactcagaaTTACTcgttattgtttattttgtttgtaaaaattgattctactattattttattttatattactattaaatTATCACATCCATTTACTGATCAAAGTATTATGATGGTAATGATTTCCAAAAACTTTAGATTAAAAGTATAATACAGTTCATACAGTGAAACAGGAGTGTTTTGTTTCTCTGGAGAGGTTTAGGGATGCTCTTTATCTCTCTCCTCATGCCCTCTCTCTGCCCTCCTGATACCCAGTTTAGCTCTAAAACCCCCAAAATCCTCAGAGAACTAATTCAGCTGCTGTATCGAGTCTGTCGCTCCTCCTCAAGACTGAGGAGTAATTATAAGTGCTGCTGTACCCACCGTGGGGTAATGCCAGATTAATTCCACACCCCCACCCCACCAGCAGGATTGTTTATGCTAATTTCTATTATGTTCTGAGCTTGATGCTGTTTGGTGGATTTTCTCAGTAAACACAAACCGTCACAGTTGATCAGTTCACCAAATTAGACCCTCACAAACACAGAGGTGAGGATCTTCTTATGAGGCTTATAgaggagtgtgagtgtgtgtatgtgtgtgtgtgtgtgtgtgtgtgtgtgtttgtgttcacaCAGGATCGTCCCATCAGAATTTACTTAGGAGGCTCAGAACCaaaaaaatattcaaatatATTATACACAAAATACCAAAAAACAGGTAACAGTTTACTCATTTATGGAGTTAGCTTTGTTGTGGTGTTTATAAACCCCCtatttgcaccatagggtgcgtCTGCTCCTATAAAAAAGCCTCATAGTTGTTGGCAATTCTCAGTCATGTTGGTAAAACAGGGGTTACACTAGGTATCAAATGCAGGGCTGCCAAAATGTGACACAGTTTTGTTGAAATGTATTTTGGTTTCTTGGAATAAAAGGAATTAAAGATTAACTTTCTGTTGTTGTGTCAGTGTGACTAATTAAACTAATTAACTAACGACTGTTTTAATGATCTGTATTATCTCTCTATGGGTGCCAATACTTCTGCAGCtgattgttttcattttgtatttttctctGCACTTTATTTCAGTATTTATGAAGCATCTTTTTGCTTAATAATCATTTCACGTTGGTGTTTTTAAAAATCCAGATTTGTAAAGCATGATTAGCCGTTTGCAGTGATGCTAGCACTTTTGCTACAGAGAGTTAGTTAGCATTAGCTAAAACTCACATGAATCAGGTAATTTAAAGCTTCTGAGAGGAAATCACTTTTATTAAGCTGATTAAAAATGACTTATTGCATGAATGATTGATTTACTTGCTGGAACCCGAGTCCCAGAAGACATGCTAGCGACTACATTGTGCTAGCATTAGCATGCCTCATTGGGTTCTTAATCAGTGATTGTTTTTGATCTGATGAGCGTGAGCGCTGATGATTCCTGTCTGCACAAACTAAAACAGAAGTTCCTGCTAACAGTTTTAGAGAAATGAAGATGATTTTCTTGTATTTAACACATCAGGTTCCTTCATCTTAAAACTTTTAATGCATTAAGAAGAAAAGGAAACTTTTGgttaaaatgcatgaataatggTGGGGGGTAAATCAAATGGGGCTGGTACACGGGTATTTCTGGAGTGAAGAACTAAATGTCGTTTATTATTGAGCACAAATTGAATAGTGAATAAAATTCTGGATGATTCTGGAAGCATGGCGGTCAGAGCTGGAGGCTTTCCGGCTGTAGTTCTGTGTCTGATACCCATGAACTACGTTTCCCATGATGCTCAGTGGGTGCTCCGTGTCCCGGATGTGTATAGATCCGTAAACAGTAATGGAGGATCTGCAGCTCAATTCTGATTCAGTGTAAGTTTATTATTCATTAGAATTAAGTTCATTATCTAAAATACACATTATCTAATTAATTATGAGTGTTCTTTATTCTGTCC from Trichomycterus rosablanca isolate fTriRos1 unplaced genomic scaffold, fTriRos1.hap1 scaffold_156, whole genome shotgun sequence includes:
- the faxcb gene encoding failed axon connections homolog, translated to MELSLGRAGWMCESWWRRSVCVSAGALLAAAVYILYELLSIRKEQELDSTDAIILHQFSRPRTGAPSLHPLCLKIETYLRMVDLPYQNYFDGGLSAQASMPWMEYNHQRVSGTEFMIEFLEEKLGVSLDKSLSLEDIAVARTITKLVEEHLHWTLLYCQWVERRDQTEQMMDKCEWMRWTVCELNGGLLKNVMFLQGIGRFSTHLIHNLLEKDLRTLSTLLGDKKYIMGLKISSVDAAVFGHVAQAMWTLPGSKPEQLIKGELKNLARYCERIRTEFWPEWRVESEHWCLETLDQSETDSPTNLYSPDTDRSGHSLSDSDMEINQSDTENLLESEDF